From the genome of bacterium:
GGTACTTCACCCTGTTCAACGTCTTCTGCCTGGACATCCCGGAATTCAACCCGATTATGGCTTACCTGCTGAACAGGGGTGTCTCCTGGTTCTTTCTGGTAAAATACTGGCTGACCAGCCTGGGGTTGATCTTCCTCTGCGTGCGGATTAATTTCAGGTTTACGAGGCTGACGCTTATGGCCATCTTTGGTCTGTACCTTTTGGTGCTCTGCTCTCATCTCTATATTTTTTCCTCCCTGGCATCCCTCTGATCGAAGAAAGGCACTTCGTGCCTTTACCTCATTATTCCAACCTTGAACAAATTCTGGCAATGATGACTGCTAATTGGCAGATGCTCCAATGTCAGGAATGGCAAGAGCAGGATATTCCCCAGGCAGCTTATTAGATCCAATTGGATTTTGCCTGAATTTTGGCAGAGGTGTCTGCTAATTGGCAGATGTTTTGACGATAAAAATGATGGGGGAGAAACCTCTTTTAACCCACCTATTGGCAAGAAAAACAAATAGTTAACTCACTTCTTCACGATTCGTTTTTTTAAAAGATTAATCAGGCATGCTACTTGCTGCTAACATACAGTAAAGGGAAAGAAATATAATATTTATAAAACTATTCAATATCGCAGGCAGGTAAGAGAAATTTTCACTTTCACCTGAAAGAGGAATTACTCAAGATGAAGAAGATAGAAGCCATTATACGGCCATTCAAGCTGGATGACCTCAAGGAAGCCCTGGACAAGGTCGGAGTTAAGGGGATGACCGTGACTGAGGTCAAGGGATACGGGAGGCAGAAGGGGCATACGGAAATGTACCGGGGGACTGAATACACGATCGAGTTTCGGCCTAAAGTCAAGGTCGAGATCATTATTCAGGACGGAAAGGTTCAGGAGGTAATGGCTGTTATTGCCGAAGCTGCCAAAACCGGCAATATCGGTGATGGAAAGGTCTTTGTTTCTCCAATAGAAGATGTCATGAGGATCAGAACGAGAGAACGGGGTGAAGATGCCCTGTAAGATAATAGTATACCGAGTTAGTAAAGAATTAAAGAATTAAAATAGAGCTATGCACCAAGGGAGGATTATTATGTCAAAGAACTATGAAAAAATATATTCACCGGAAATTAAACCGACACTTGGGCTCCTCGGAGCCACGGTAAACGCCATGGCTTTGATTGCGCCGGGGGCATTCTTATGGATTACCTATCAGTTACAGGCTGCTGCAACAGCACCGAATGGGGCTTCGGTCGCCTCTGATATCTGGGCAGGGATTGTTTTGGCGCTGGTTGTGGCCTTTCTCACCGCTTTGTCTTACGCCCAACTCGCCAGGTTGTATCCGGAAGCGGGTTTTGCAAGCTGCTGCTATTTTGCGGAGAAGGCCTTTATGGATCGCAATGGAAGCAAGCATTCTGCGCCGGTTTCCCTGTCCCGTGTTGCCAAGCTCCTGACAGCATGGTCAGCCCATCTTTTCTACTGGGTTTATCCGGGGGTCATGGTAGCTTTCATGGCTATTTTGATTGGTTATATCTATACTCAGTTCACGGGTGCCACCCTGTCCATTACGGCCTTGACCGTGATAGCGACGGCATTCGCCATTGCGATCGGATATATCGGCTATCGCGGTGTTTCCGGATCGACTGCCACGGCACTCTGGATCAACATCATCCAGCTTACCGCCCTGGTCATTTTCTCCGCTCTGGCAATATATTACCGGATTACCAATCCCCAGAGCGCAACCCAGTGGGCTTTTACCGGGGCCTGGGATGTTATGCGTCCGCATTCGCTGCAAGGAGTGCTGATTCAATCCACGCTGGCAATTTTAATTCTGGTTGGATTTGAAAGCTGTACCGCCCTGGCTGCGGAAACAAAAAACCCGGAAACAAATATCCCAAAGGCTATCATACTTTCTTTGGTCATTCAGGGAATTTTCGCTTATCTTCTCCAGTACTTTGCGGCAGGCAGCATGATCAGTGAAAAACTGACCGCTGCTGTCGGAGGCACAACAGTAACCGGTATGGCTGCGGCGGCTGCGTCGAGCGCACCGATCGGCGATCTTGTTAAACTGATCGGTGATCATGTGCTTCCTGGTTTGGGGTTTGGTTTGATGATAACCATGGCCATTACCGTGGCCATCGCCATCGTCGGTACCACCTTGAGCTGCATGAATACGGCCGTGCGTGTCACCTGCGGTATGGCTGAAACCCGTGAACTGCCGGAGATGATGGGTTTCCTGCA
Proteins encoded in this window:
- a CDS encoding DUF5658 family protein, whose protein sequence is MQSPRELYSEFTITDQSDRRLRLERRVCPTPAMSRYSILSGQREGKRRINDPSQVYVDRYSHRLLLVICLVLLLCILDGYFTLFNVFCLDIPEFNPIMAYLLNRGVSWFFLVKYWLTSLGLIFLCVRINFRFTRLTLMAIFGLYLLVLCSHLYIFSSLASL
- a CDS encoding amino acid permease, producing MSKNYEKIYSPEIKPTLGLLGATVNAMALIAPGAFLWITYQLQAAATAPNGASVASDIWAGIVLALVVAFLTALSYAQLARLYPEAGFASCCYFAEKAFMDRNGSKHSAPVSLSRVAKLLTAWSAHLFYWVYPGVMVAFMAILIGYIYTQFTGATLSITALTVIATAFAIAIGYIGYRGVSGSTATALWINIIQLTALVIFSALAIYYRITNPQSATQWAFTGAWDVMRPHSLQGVLIQSTLAILILVGFESCTALAAETKNPETNIPKAIILSLVIQGIFAYLLQYFAAGSMISEKLTAAVGGTTVTGMAAAAASSAPIGDLVKLIGDHVLPGLGFGLMITMAITVAIAIVGTTLSCMNTAVRVTCGMAETRELPEMMGFLHGKFSTPHVALWILVAVSSIIAAIGVRSVVGLTGITLASNFGTFILYGLTCIWTTVAFKNRKDFSFIKHGIIPFLGLIANIVMVVSILYLYTIGNADAQAEAKICFIIAGAWAVVSLLYVALTSVQKSYRVRLVTCLIRPEQLGDVVSALRRENLVMGMTVIDVRGFGRQRGENDDGSPVEEETIRFLPKLKLEIIVKDWDVDRAMTVISDAARTGNIGDGKIIVLEAASAMRIRTGEKGVYAM
- a CDS encoding P-II family nitrogen regulator yields the protein MKKIEAIIRPFKLDDLKEALDKVGVKGMTVTEVKGYGRQKGHTEMYRGTEYTIEFRPKVKVEIIIQDGKVQEVMAVIAEAAKTGNIGDGKVFVSPIEDVMRIRTRERGEDAL